A genomic window from Coccinella septempunctata chromosome 9, icCocSept1.1, whole genome shotgun sequence includes:
- the LOC123319956 gene encoding plasminogen receptor (KT), with protein sequence MGNFFTVDMEENLLQNQDLINEITAIKIERDIQMRSQLREREVALEIAKQRELFFWYGAFYLTAATWSALGFRYKRKVSVFAPLIPLSFLMAYQTDLAYGTKLHRIIVEAERILQFEPEIVQLPLKVPTAASLDLRRAEIRDQKKLHPSVTPK encoded by the exons ATGGGTAACTTTTTTACCGTCGACATGGAGGAGAATCTCCTTCAAAATCAAGATTTGATAAACGAAATAACCGCAATAAAG ATCGAAAGAGACATTCAGATGAGGAGTCAATTGAGAGAACGAGAAGTTGCATTGGAAATAGCCAAGCAGAGGGAGTTATTTTTTTGGTATGGCGCTTTTTATTTGACTGCTGCTACGTGGAGTGCCTTAGG ATTCAGGTATAAGAGAAAAGTATCTGTTTTTGCACCGCTTATTCCATTGAGTTTTTTGATGGCTTATCAAACAGATTTAGCTTATGGTACGAAGCTACATCGCATTATAG TTGAAGCAGAACGTATTCTTCAATTTGAGCCAGAAATTGTTCAGCTGCCTTTGAAAGTTCCAACTGCAGCTTCTCTAGATTTAAGGAGGGCAGAAATTAGGGaccaaaaaaaattacatcCTAGCGTAACTCCCAAATAA